A genomic segment from Euleptes europaea isolate rEulEur1 chromosome 15, rEulEur1.hap1, whole genome shotgun sequence encodes:
- the HOXD1 gene encoding homeobox protein Hox-D1: protein MPGPPLAGGQAPGPSSPGGIRGPERRRAGLGHGGGRRRGRWPERLRRAGRAMNSFLEYLARGGEGLPGDPSGAYLGTPPAFAAHPPPPQLEPCALARFASPQCGALLRPEAPGGGQSRPGAPSHYATAVFSGGGGGGGGAAAYLPGDYSRLAETLQPCAKAPPRPPEPVGGRPARAALSTFEWMKVKRNAPPRSPLPPRGSPSTPGSVRTNFSTKQLTELEKEFHFSKYLTRARRLEIAQALGLNDAQVKIWFQNRRMKQKKREREGLAAPGGTCRRAPSGLRPTPPGGRSAPSSPAKGSP, encoded by the exons ATGCCCGGCCCTCCATTGGCCGGCGGGCAGGCCCCTGGCCCCTCCTCCCCCGGCGGTATAAGAGGCCCCGAGCGGAGGCGCGCCGGGCTTGGGCATGGTGGCGGGCGGAGGCGCGGCAGGTGGCCGGAGCGCCTCCGCCGCGCAGGGCGCGCCATGAACTCCTTCCTGGAGTACCTGGCGCGGGGCGGGGAGGGCCTACCTGGGGACCCCTCGGGCGCCTACCTGGGGACCCCTCCCGCCTTCGCGGCTCATCCGCCGCCGCCCCAGCTGGAGCCGTGCGCCCTGGCGCGCTTCGCCTCGCCCCAGTGCGGCGCCTTGCTGCGCCCGGAGGCGCCCGGCGGGGGCCAGAGCCGGCCCGGCGCCCCCTCGCACTATGCCACGGCCGTCTTCTccgggggcggcggcggaggagggggggcggcggcttACCTGCCGGGGGACTACAGCCGGCTGGCAGAGACGCTGCAGCCGTGCGCCAAGGCGCCGCCGCGGCCGCCGGAGCCCGTGGGTGGCCGGCCCGCCCGCGCCGCGCTCAGCACCTTCGAGTGGATGAAAGTCAAGAGGAACGCGCCCCCTCGGA GCCCGCTCCCGCCCCGCGGCTCCCCCAGCACTCCCGGCTCGGTCCGGACCAACTTCAGCACCAAGCAGCTGACGGAGCTGGAGAAGGAGTTCCACTTCAGCAAGTACCTGACCCGTGCCCGCCGCCTGGAGATCGCGCAGGCGCTGGGCCTCAACGACGCGCAGGTCAAGATCTGGTTCCAGAACCGCCGCATGAAGCAGAAGAAGCGCGAGCGGGAAGGCCTGGCGGCCCCGGGGGGCACCTGCCGCCGGGCCCCCTCCGGGCTGAGGCCTACACCGCCGGGGGGGCGCTCGGCTCCCTCTTCTCCGGCCAAGGGCTCGCCCTGA